A portion of the Adhaeribacter radiodurans genome contains these proteins:
- a CDS encoding DHA2 family efflux MFS transporter permease subunit codes for MAETGLKKWVITITVITASLLELIDTTIVNVSIPQMQGNLGATLEDIAWITTGYGVANVIILPMSGWLGSYFGRKNYFLGSIVLFTIASFLCGNATTLEELIAFRILQGLAGGGLISTAQAILLETWPPEQVGTATALFGLGAVVGPTIGPTIGGYITDNFAWPWIFYVNIPVGAIAAFATYTFVRETPRDGKGQPIDWWGIALLALAVGSLQTVLEKGESEDWFAAPYIIVLSATSVIGTILFIWREKSTKHPIVNFKIMRHRSFSVGMFTSFVLGLGLYGSMFVFPVFCQTLLGFTAQQTGELLLPGGLFTIVMMPFVGKMLQRGVPAQFMATVGMFLFFVFSQMLIKSTLVSGTHDFFWPLAIRGVGMALLFVPLTTLAIQDLKGKELGQGTGLNNMMRQLGGSFGIALLTTLIHVRSGIHRNDLLVNINEFNPAFLQRFQGLMQTFVAKGYSLLDAKTAAYRAIEGTVIKQTMLLSYTDAYWISGMIMLCSIPLLYLQKFKKNVKLPVDAH; via the coding sequence ATGGCTGAAACCGGATTGAAAAAGTGGGTAATTACCATCACGGTAATTACCGCTTCTTTGCTCGAGCTGATTGATACCACCATTGTAAACGTATCTATTCCGCAGATGCAAGGAAATTTAGGGGCCACCCTCGAAGATATAGCTTGGATAACAACGGGTTATGGCGTGGCTAACGTAATTATATTACCCATGTCGGGTTGGCTGGGAAGTTATTTTGGCCGCAAGAATTACTTTTTAGGCTCAATTGTATTATTTACCATTGCCTCTTTCTTGTGCGGTAATGCTACTACTCTGGAAGAACTCATTGCTTTTCGTATTCTGCAAGGTTTAGCAGGTGGTGGTTTAATTTCTACGGCACAAGCTATTTTACTGGAAACCTGGCCACCTGAACAGGTAGGTACCGCTACGGCTTTATTTGGTTTAGGAGCGGTAGTTGGTCCTACTATTGGGCCTACCATTGGCGGCTACATTACTGATAATTTTGCCTGGCCCTGGATTTTTTACGTGAACATACCCGTAGGTGCTATTGCCGCTTTTGCCACCTACACTTTTGTGCGCGAAACTCCACGAGATGGTAAAGGCCAACCCATTGATTGGTGGGGCATTGCTTTACTGGCCTTAGCGGTAGGTAGTTTACAAACCGTATTGGAAAAAGGAGAATCAGAAGATTGGTTTGCCGCTCCTTACATTATTGTATTATCGGCAACTTCGGTAATTGGCACCATTTTATTTATTTGGCGCGAAAAAAGTACCAAGCACCCTATTGTGAACTTTAAAATTATGCGGCACAGAAGCTTTAGCGTAGGTATGTTTACTTCTTTTGTGCTGGGTTTGGGGCTTTACGGATCTATGTTTGTATTCCCCGTTTTCTGCCAGACTTTATTGGGTTTCACGGCGCAGCAAACCGGCGAATTACTATTGCCCGGTGGTTTGTTTACCATTGTAATGATGCCTTTTGTGGGTAAAATGCTGCAGCGGGGCGTACCGGCTCAATTTATGGCTACCGTGGGGATGTTCTTGTTTTTTGTTTTTTCCCAGATGCTGATTAAATCTACTTTAGTGAGCGGTACCCACGATTTCTTCTGGCCTTTAGCTATCCGGGGCGTAGGTATGGCTTTATTGTTCGTTCCACTTACTACTTTAGCTATTCAGGATTTAAAAGGTAAGGAATTAGGGCAAGGAACCGGGTTAAATAACATGATGCGGCAGTTAGGCGGATCATTTGGTATTGCTTTACTTACTACTTTAATTCATGTGCGCTCTGGTATTCACCGCAACGACTTGCTGGTAAATATTAATGAGTTTAATCCGGCTTTCCTGCAACGGTTCCAAGGCTTAATGCAAACTTTTGTGGCAAAGGGGTATTCGTTGCTCGATGCTAAAACCGCAGCGTACCGGGCTATTGAAGGTACCGTGATAAAACAGACTATGCTCTTATCGTATACCGATGCTTATTGGATTTCCGGTATGATTATGTTGTGCTCTATTCCGTTGCTATACCTGCAAAAATTTAAAAAGAACGTTAAGCTACCAGTGGATGCACATTAA
- a CDS encoding M61 family metallopeptidase: MSLTFCKRIFFSSLLIILFLPIKTWAAAKVNYTLAMPQPQTHYFEVEMTFASPQKEYVEVKMPVWTPGSYLVREYAKNVEGFTASANNQKLRYEKINKNTWRIYSQKVPQVKVTYKVYAFELTVRTSFLDAEHGYVNGASVFMYPDGLQNEKSEIKIVPYKDWKVVSTALVPVNESQPFTFQATNYDEVVDSPIEIGNHNVWQFEVNGVPHQVAMFGESNVNKDKFLADLKKVTTTATQIMGDQPINHYLFIIHNTNNGGGGLEHKYSTTLQVKKWNYASSTGYNSILSLVAHEYFHLWNVKRLRPAGLGPFNYDAETYTNLLWVSEGFTSYYANLILRRSGFQTNEQYLTTSAKEISDLENTPGVRVQSAAESSFDAWIKYYRPNENSTNSGTSYYSKGAVIGQLLNLEILHRTKGQKSLDDLMRQLYQQYYKKLDRGFTDVEFKQAAESIAGGKLDTFFNDYIYGTKTPDYATYFNYAGLRFINQNNNKTEPSLGAKVSLTTGKQIVTSVTRDGSAWQGGLNVNDEILAVNGYRITDDVNLSLAGARVGQPISLLVNRDGQILTLEFPLVATEMRRFSILPNEKPTKEQTAVLNKWLNG; encoded by the coding sequence ATGTCTTTAACTTTCTGTAAACGAATTTTCTTTTCTTCTTTATTAATAATTTTATTTCTACCCATAAAAACCTGGGCGGCGGCTAAAGTAAATTATACACTGGCAATGCCACAACCCCAAACTCATTACTTTGAAGTTGAAATGACATTTGCCAGCCCCCAGAAAGAATATGTTGAGGTTAAAATGCCGGTCTGGACACCTGGTTCGTACTTAGTTCGGGAATACGCCAAAAACGTGGAGGGTTTTACTGCTAGTGCAAATAACCAAAAGTTACGTTACGAAAAGATAAATAAAAATACCTGGCGTATTTATTCGCAAAAAGTACCGCAGGTTAAAGTTACTTACAAAGTATATGCTTTTGAGTTAACGGTGCGTACCAGTTTTCTGGACGCCGAACACGGTTATGTCAACGGAGCCAGTGTTTTCATGTACCCCGACGGTTTACAAAATGAAAAATCCGAGATTAAAATAGTGCCTTATAAAGATTGGAAAGTAGTTTCTACTGCCCTGGTGCCAGTTAACGAAAGTCAGCCTTTTACTTTTCAGGCAACTAATTACGACGAAGTAGTAGACTCGCCGATTGAGATTGGTAACCATAACGTGTGGCAGTTTGAGGTAAATGGCGTACCCCATCAAGTAGCGATGTTCGGAGAATCGAACGTGAACAAAGACAAGTTTTTAGCCGATTTAAAAAAAGTAACTACTACGGCTACCCAAATTATGGGCGATCAGCCAATTAACCATTACTTATTTATTATTCATAATACCAACAATGGCGGGGGAGGATTGGAGCATAAATACTCGACCACTTTGCAGGTGAAAAAATGGAATTATGCTTCGTCTACGGGTTATAACAGTATTTTAAGTTTGGTAGCCCACGAGTACTTTCACCTTTGGAATGTAAAACGTCTGCGTCCGGCTGGTTTAGGTCCTTTTAATTACGATGCCGAAACGTATACCAATTTACTTTGGGTATCAGAAGGTTTTACGAGTTATTACGCTAATTTAATTTTGCGCCGTAGCGGTTTTCAAACCAACGAACAATATCTGACTACTAGCGCCAAAGAAATAAGCGATCTGGAGAATACTCCGGGCGTTCGGGTACAATCGGCGGCCGAATCGAGTTTCGATGCCTGGATTAAATATTACCGGCCTAACGAAAATTCTACTAATTCCGGCACTTCTTATTATTCCAAAGGAGCGGTAATTGGTCAGTTACTAAATCTGGAAATTTTGCACCGTACCAAAGGCCAGAAAAGTTTAGATGACTTAATGCGCCAGTTGTACCAACAATATTATAAAAAACTGGATCGGGGTTTTACTGATGTTGAATTTAAACAAGCGGCCGAGAGTATAGCCGGTGGAAAGCTCGATACTTTCTTTAATGATTATATTTACGGTACCAAAACTCCTGATTACGCTACTTATTTTAATTACGCCGGTTTACGCTTTATTAACCAGAATAATAACAAAACCGAACCTAGCTTAGGGGCGAAAGTATCGCTAACAACCGGCAAGCAAATAGTTACATCCGTAACTCGGGACGGCAGTGCGTGGCAAGGAGGTTTAAACGTGAACGACGAGATTTTAGCTGTAAACGGCTACCGTATTACCGACGATGTAAATCTATCTTTGGCGGGTGCCCGGGTTGGTCAACCTATTAGTTTGCTCGTAAACCGCGATGGTCAGATTTTGACTTTAGAGTTTCCCTTGGTTGCCACCGAAATGCGTCGTTTTAGCATCTTGCCGAATGAAAAACCTACCAAAGAACAAACGGCTGTTTTAAATAAATGGCTGAATGGATAA
- a CDS encoding TetR/AcrR family transcriptional regulator has protein sequence MKLDKRDHIIEVAERIFGEVGYEGASTRYLATEAGVNIAMLNYYFGSKDGLLKAVLERRINSMRQALVAIKEQPIPTWEKLTKALDIYLDRVLVNNSFHRLIHRELSLNQRPEITETITNQVLNNINAIKAIIQEGIDNGSFRSVDVEMTIASILGTKYYISNSTHISSRLLEMDLNEPNVLETQLRPRIKHFIQDYLQAYLLKK, from the coding sequence ATGAAGCTGGATAAGAGAGACCATATTATAGAAGTAGCAGAAAGGATTTTCGGTGAAGTAGGATATGAAGGAGCTTCTACCAGATACTTAGCAACGGAAGCTGGAGTAAATATAGCTATGCTAAATTATTACTTTGGCTCTAAAGACGGGTTACTAAAAGCGGTTTTAGAACGCCGGATAAATTCAATGCGGCAAGCCTTAGTGGCCATTAAAGAGCAACCAATTCCTACTTGGGAAAAACTAACTAAAGCTTTAGATATATACTTGGATCGGGTGTTAGTAAATAATTCTTTTCACCGATTAATTCACCGGGAGCTTTCTTTAAACCAACGTCCGGAAATTACAGAAACTATTACTAACCAAGTTTTAAATAACATTAATGCTATTAAAGCTATTATTCAGGAAGGTATAGATAACGGTTCTTTTCGTTCCGTGGATGTGGAGATGACCATTGCCAGTATCCTGGGTACCAAATATTATATTTCTAATTCTACTCATATTTCGTCGCGGTTGCTGGAAATGGATTTGAATGAACCCAACGTATTGGAAACACAATTAAGACCTCGCATCAAGCATTTTATACAGGATTATTTACAAGCTTATTTATTAAAAAAATGA
- a CDS encoding HlyD family secretion protein, with protein sequence METATEIIIEKKKKKKSNKVIPIILGLVLLGGAIFGIREYIYYGKHVDTDDAQIDGDISPVVARVGGYVEEINFEENQPVKQGQIVVKLDDRDLRIRLEQAEAARRGTSANINVSQAQITATAANLTSAKANIEAAEARLWKATQDYNRYANLIQDGSITQQQFDQAKAERDAAAANLEAAKGQYRAANQQVGTTRSQLAATTTGIDQRQADIDFANLQLSYAQVKAPASGIASKKNVQKGQLIQAGQSLFSIVNENSLYVTANFKETQLEKLRSGQKVNIEVDAFPEEKVMGEIYNFSPATGAKFSLLPPDNATGNFVKVVQRVPVKIKINTRKEIMDQLRPGMSVRVSVITQE encoded by the coding sequence ATGGAGACAGCAACAGAAATAATAATCGAAAAAAAGAAAAAGAAAAAGTCAAATAAGGTAATTCCTATCATTCTAGGGCTTGTATTACTGGGAGGAGCTATATTCGGTATTCGGGAATATATTTATTATGGCAAACACGTAGATACCGACGATGCGCAGATTGACGGCGATATTAGTCCGGTAGTGGCCCGGGTAGGAGGGTACGTGGAAGAAATCAACTTTGAAGAAAACCAACCGGTAAAGCAAGGCCAGATAGTAGTAAAGCTAGATGACCGGGACTTACGCATTCGGTTAGAGCAAGCCGAAGCCGCCCGCCGCGGTACCAGTGCTAATATTAATGTATCGCAGGCTCAAATTACCGCTACCGCCGCTAACCTAACTAGTGCCAAAGCCAACATAGAAGCCGCCGAAGCCCGGCTCTGGAAAGCCACTCAGGATTATAACCGCTACGCTAACTTAATTCAGGATGGTTCTATTACCCAGCAACAATTTGATCAGGCAAAAGCCGAACGCGATGCAGCAGCAGCTAACCTGGAAGCAGCTAAAGGACAATACCGGGCAGCTAACCAGCAGGTAGGTACTACCCGTTCACAGCTGGCTGCTACCACCACCGGCATAGACCAGCGCCAGGCCGATATTGATTTTGCTAATCTGCAACTTTCTTACGCCCAGGTTAAGGCTCCTGCCTCTGGGATTGCTTCTAAAAAGAATGTGCAGAAAGGCCAGTTGATACAGGCCGGACAAAGCTTATTTTCCATAGTAAACGAAAACAGCTTGTACGTTACCGCCAACTTTAAAGAAACGCAATTAGAAAAATTACGCTCCGGCCAAAAAGTAAATATTGAAGTAGATGCTTTTCCGGAAGAAAAAGTAATGGGCGAAATTTATAATTTTTCGCCGGCTACGGGCGCTAAGTTTTCTTTATTACCTCCCGATAATGCGACCGGTAACTTTGTGAAAGTAGTGCAGCGGGTACCGGTTAAAATTAAAATTAATACCCGGAAAGAGATAATGGATCAATTACGGCCCGGAATGAGCGTACGGGTTTCGGTAATCACGCAGGAATAA
- a CDS encoding FKBP-type peptidyl-prolyl cis-trans isomerase codes for MNFNSNKEKISYIIGRDMAANFQKQGLEVDPEIFLQGFKEATAGQKSQLSQEDVQAAMMELQQLMASRQNTATGRQGEINQQEGEAFLAENKNRPEVVSLPSGLQYQVLNQGSGKSPSKNDSVTTHYHGTLLDGTVFDSSYERGEPATFPVNGVIAGWTEALQKMKEGDKWRLFIPSNLAYGTRGAGGDIGPNATLIFDVELLSVN; via the coding sequence ATGAATTTCAATAGTAACAAAGAAAAAATCAGTTATATTATTGGTCGGGATATGGCCGCCAACTTTCAGAAACAAGGCCTAGAAGTAGATCCGGAAATATTCTTGCAAGGCTTTAAAGAAGCCACTGCGGGTCAGAAATCGCAGCTTAGCCAGGAAGATGTACAAGCAGCCATGATGGAACTTCAGCAGCTAATGGCCAGCCGGCAAAATACCGCAACTGGCCGGCAAGGAGAAATAAATCAGCAGGAAGGCGAAGCTTTCCTGGCCGAAAACAAAAACCGTCCGGAGGTAGTTAGTTTGCCAAGTGGCCTGCAATACCAGGTATTAAACCAAGGTTCCGGTAAATCACCTTCCAAGAACGATTCGGTTACTACGCATTACCACGGTACCTTGCTGGACGGAACTGTATTTGATTCATCGTACGAACGCGGTGAACCAGCCACCTTCCCAGTAAACGGAGTTATTGCGGGCTGGACCGAAGCTTTACAAAAAATGAAAGAAGGCGATAAGTGGCGGTTGTTTATTCCATCCAATTTAGCTTACGGAACCCGTGGTGCCGGCGGCGATATCGGACCTAATGCTACTCTTATTTTTGACGTAGAATTATTATCGGTTAACTAA
- a CDS encoding TolC family protein codes for MKLRFRDTFRKVEWSCTNRLYKLVLVILLSVQTIAASAQNVKVLSLSEAVDLGIRNSKNLKLAQSKIDQAIVRYHQALDSRLPTGSVSYTYNHAEILANKVQLTPEQQPIILPKHADAAIGIAGLQEVLFAGNKLRYARESTQLLTEIARLDADKDQEEIIYSITSAYYNLYKLQQSKKVVDQNLQAIDRQIKQAQRFFEQGIVTRNDVLRFQLQRSNVELSGVDLETNRKIVVYNLGILLGLPDNTDLQTEELHNPATEIPALTTFMDASIANRQELKSLGLNSQVADLNIKSIKADAMPTVLVGTDAYYVNLKGPFVPHTNGFIAPVTAAATVAWNFDRIWQNKNKINEARIQKTQVDINRDIVTDQIKTEVNQSYQNYVKALERIKILETSIVQAQENDRTTASQYQNKVATATERVDAQSELFQAQINLELARADAQIAYYTLLKSTGKISQK; via the coding sequence ATGAAACTAAGATTTCGGGATACTTTCCGTAAAGTAGAATGGAGTTGCACGAACCGACTTTACAAATTGGTTTTAGTAATTTTGTTAAGTGTACAAACTATAGCCGCTTCGGCACAAAATGTAAAAGTACTTTCATTAAGCGAAGCGGTAGATTTAGGAATACGCAATAGTAAAAATTTAAAATTAGCCCAATCGAAAATTGATCAGGCAATAGTGCGGTACCATCAAGCGTTGGATAGCCGTTTGCCTACCGGTAGTGTGAGTTATACATACAACCACGCCGAAATACTCGCAAATAAAGTACAACTAACCCCCGAACAACAACCAATTATTTTACCTAAACACGCGGATGCAGCTATTGGCATTGCCGGTTTGCAAGAGGTTTTGTTTGCCGGGAATAAACTACGTTATGCCCGCGAAAGTACCCAATTACTCACCGAAATAGCCCGGTTAGATGCCGATAAAGACCAGGAAGAAATAATTTACAGCATTACCAGTGCTTATTACAACTTGTATAAGCTGCAACAAAGTAAAAAAGTGGTAGATCAAAACCTGCAAGCTATTGATCGGCAAATAAAACAGGCGCAGCGGTTCTTCGAGCAAGGTATTGTAACCAGAAATGATGTATTACGCTTTCAATTGCAACGCAGCAATGTGGAGCTATCCGGCGTGGATCTGGAAACAAACCGGAAAATTGTGGTCTATAATCTAGGTATATTATTAGGATTGCCCGATAATACTGATTTACAAACCGAAGAATTACATAATCCGGCCACCGAAATCCCTGCCTTAACCACTTTTATGGATGCGTCTATTGCGAATCGCCAGGAATTAAAATCACTTGGTTTAAACAGCCAGGTAGCCGATTTAAACATAAAATCCATTAAAGCCGATGCCATGCCAACCGTTTTGGTGGGAACGGATGCTTACTACGTTAACCTGAAAGGCCCATTTGTACCCCATACTAATGGATTTATAGCTCCGGTTACAGCCGCTGCTACCGTAGCCTGGAATTTTGACCGGATATGGCAAAACAAAAATAAAATTAACGAAGCCCGCATCCAGAAAACGCAAGTAGACATTAACCGCGACATAGTAACGGATCAAATAAAAACCGAAGTAAATCAGAGTTACCAAAATTATGTAAAAGCGCTGGAACGGATCAAAATTCTGGAAACCTCCATTGTGCAGGCTCAGGAAAATGATCGTACCACTGCCTCGCAGTACCAAAACAAAGTAGCAACTGCCACCGAGCGGGTAGATGCTCAATCGGAACTGTTTCAGGCCCAGATAAACCTGGAACTTGCCCGCGCCGATGCTCAAATTGCTTACTATACTTTATTAAAATCAACCGGAAAAATCTCGCAAAAATAA
- a CDS encoding choice-of-anchor tandem repeat GloVer-containing protein → MKPLLQYSVSRKSFIPRSQSKKGKVFKSFTADLNFKHLASWFTALFLVLFLTPNAIAQEVLLGLNSIEGPQGGGTAFTINSSGTNFTMRKGFYKLGSSPFGDLTKGKDGNFYGMTAEGGINSGGTIFKMTPDSKVTILHHLDFPEGVSPRGNLVLGTDGNFYGMTYVGGANKNGTIFKVTPGGTLTVLHHLNKPIDGGAPEGSLVQGSDGNFYGMTLLGGKYDYGTIFKITPAGVFTVLRSFNGTTNGGASSGNLVQGKDGNFYGMTSQGGTYGYGTIFKVTPTGRFAVLRSFNNDTDGGLPGGSLIQSSDGNFYGMTYAGGENFNGTIFKITAKGAFSVLHAFRSEDGSHPYGNLVRGSDGNFYGMTSDGGNNYYGTIFKLTPGGTFTVLKHLDFSTTGANPRGSLVQGNDGIFYGMAGSYGPSSYGTIFKITPAGTFTVLVALPNDNQGNTPYSSLVQGKDGFYYGTTSQGGKHGNGTIFKMCTDGTFTTLYSLNINTDGANPESALIQANDGNFYGTASTGGKNGYGTIFKITPGGTFRVLHSFDFNTNGRNPYGGLVQGNDNNFYGITFQGGTIGGGTVYKITPSGTLTTIRQLSFSDGADSKATLVKGKDGNFYGTTHIGGTNTGGTIFKITPKGAFSVLYNFTNASGGFTRGSLSQDAEGNFYGLTPVGGSKGYGTIFKVNSSGTVTVLYNFDKITDGSKPNGSLVRDSKGNLFGMNSEGGTYQGGTIFRLTPKGTFTVLRHLNKSADGGSPQGSLILQKANPVAKAQSVVTSLNTPKAITLSGTGGNPLVYTIVSQPKNGRVKGSGPNRLYTPKPGFTGTDSFTYTVTWGCQTSAAKTISISVGELTAKTLRINSGGNAVATSLGEFSNDAYFIGASTITSTTAEIYGTNDDALYQTTRKAETSGGSFNYSIPVTNGNYTVKLYFAEIAFVTSGKRKFNVNAEGTSWLTNYDIFAAAGGARKAVIATKNVLVTDGMLHLSFISVVDKACVAAIEVIPVANSNRLANQEPSLNQNTRIISIFPNPVINKLTLFLPGIEDQVITFVTDITGAQVSTQKQQIVKNHQLELDVQSLKAGVYVLHVQTNQEVQSLRFIKK, encoded by the coding sequence ATGAAACCACTATTACAGTATTCTGTTTCACGAAAAAGTTTTATTCCTCGCAGTCAATCTAAGAAGGGAAAAGTATTTAAAAGCTTCACCGCTGATTTAAACTTTAAACATCTGGCTTCGTGGTTCACTGCACTTTTTCTGGTGCTTTTTTTAACACCAAATGCAATTGCGCAAGAAGTATTACTGGGGCTTAACTCTATCGAAGGTCCGCAGGGTGGCGGTACCGCATTTACTATTAACAGTAGCGGCACTAATTTTACTATGCGTAAAGGCTTTTACAAGTTAGGTTCCTCGCCCTTCGGCGACTTAACGAAAGGAAAAGACGGCAATTTTTATGGTATGACGGCTGAAGGGGGCATTAATTCAGGAGGTACTATTTTTAAAATGACACCCGACAGCAAAGTAACTATTCTTCATCATTTAGATTTTCCGGAGGGCGTTTCTCCGCGCGGAAATTTGGTGTTAGGTACTGATGGTAATTTTTACGGCATGACGTATGTTGGCGGAGCCAATAAGAACGGTACTATCTTTAAAGTTACTCCTGGTGGCACTTTAACTGTCTTGCATCATTTAAATAAACCTATTGATGGTGGTGCGCCGGAAGGTAGTTTAGTTCAGGGCTCTGATGGTAATTTTTATGGCATGACTTTGCTGGGCGGCAAGTATGATTATGGAACAATCTTTAAAATTACGCCCGCCGGAGTATTTACCGTTTTACGCTCCTTTAACGGAACCACGAACGGCGGAGCTTCTTCCGGCAATTTAGTACAAGGAAAAGACGGTAATTTCTATGGCATGACCTCTCAGGGAGGTACTTACGGATACGGTACTATTTTTAAAGTTACCCCAACTGGTAGGTTTGCGGTTCTACGATCATTCAATAATGATACAGATGGAGGCCTTCCGGGAGGCAGCTTAATACAATCATCAGATGGTAACTTTTACGGCATGACATACGCCGGAGGAGAAAACTTTAATGGCACCATTTTTAAAATTACAGCCAAAGGGGCTTTCTCGGTTTTACATGCTTTTCGTTCCGAAGATGGTAGTCACCCGTATGGCAACCTGGTTAGGGGCTCAGATGGTAATTTTTACGGCATGACTTCCGATGGCGGGAATAATTATTATGGTACTATTTTTAAACTAACTCCGGGCGGTACTTTTACTGTTTTAAAGCACCTGGATTTTTCAACAACTGGCGCCAACCCACGGGGAAGTTTAGTGCAAGGCAATGATGGTATTTTTTATGGCATGGCGGGGAGTTACGGGCCTAGTAGCTATGGTACTATTTTTAAGATTACGCCGGCGGGTACCTTTACTGTACTAGTAGCACTACCCAACGATAACCAGGGGAATACGCCTTATAGTAGTTTAGTGCAAGGCAAAGATGGCTTTTATTACGGTACTACTTCTCAGGGAGGTAAGCATGGCAATGGTACTATTTTTAAAATGTGTACCGATGGTACTTTTACTACTCTGTATTCTTTAAACATTAACACCGATGGAGCAAACCCGGAAAGCGCTTTAATTCAGGCCAATGATGGAAATTTTTATGGTACAGCCAGCACGGGAGGCAAGAACGGTTATGGCACTATATTCAAAATTACTCCTGGTGGTACTTTTAGGGTTTTACACTCTTTTGATTTTAACACTAACGGAAGAAATCCTTATGGTGGTTTAGTGCAAGGTAACGATAATAATTTTTACGGTATTACTTTTCAGGGAGGCACCATTGGTGGGGGCACCGTTTATAAAATTACCCCTTCCGGTACTCTAACCACTATCCGGCAGTTAAGTTTTAGCGATGGTGCTGATTCAAAAGCTACCTTGGTAAAAGGGAAGGATGGTAATTTTTATGGCACCACTCATATAGGTGGCACCAACACGGGTGGTACTATTTTTAAAATTACTCCAAAGGGTGCTTTCAGTGTTTTATATAATTTTACCAATGCCAGCGGGGGATTTACAAGGGGCAGTTTAAGCCAGGATGCAGAAGGTAATTTCTATGGATTAACTCCAGTAGGTGGTAGTAAAGGATATGGCACTATTTTTAAAGTAAATTCTTCCGGTACAGTTACCGTACTTTATAATTTTGATAAAATTACTGATGGCAGTAAACCAAATGGAAGTTTAGTCCGGGACAGTAAGGGAAATTTATTTGGAATGAATAGTGAAGGGGGAACTTATCAGGGCGGCACTATCTTTCGGCTTACTCCTAAAGGCACTTTTACCGTCCTGCGTCATTTAAACAAATCGGCCGATGGGGGTTCACCGCAAGGCAGCCTTATTCTGCAAAAAGCCAATCCGGTAGCAAAAGCACAAAGTGTAGTTACCTCTTTAAATACTCCCAAAGCAATTACCTTATCGGGCACGGGTGGAAACCCACTGGTTTATACTATTGTTTCTCAACCTAAAAACGGAAGGGTAAAGGGTTCCGGGCCAAATCGGTTATACACGCCTAAGCCTGGCTTTACCGGGACAGATTCTTTTACTTATACTGTAACCTGGGGATGTCAAACTTCTGCGGCCAAAACAATCTCTATTTCGGTAGGTGAGCTTACTGCTAAAACTCTACGAATTAACAGTGGTGGCAATGCTGTTGCAACTTCCTTAGGTGAATTTAGTAACGATGCCTACTTTATTGGGGCAAGTACTATTACCTCTACTACCGCCGAAATTTATGGAACCAACGATGATGCCTTGTACCAAACTACCCGTAAAGCAGAAACTTCGGGTGGTAGTTTTAACTATTCCATACCGGTTACCAACGGTAATTACACAGTTAAGCTGTACTTTGCCGAAATTGCTTTTGTAACTAGTGGCAAACGAAAGTTTAATGTAAACGCCGAAGGAACCTCTTGGTTGACTAATTATGATATTTTCGCGGCGGCAGGTGGGGCCCGGAAAGCCGTTATAGCTACCAAAAATGTACTGGTTACTGATGGTATGCTACATTTATCATTTATATCCGTTGTAGATAAGGCTTGCGTTGCCGCCATTGAAGTTATTCCGGTTGCTAATTCAAATCGCCTGGCTAATCAAGAGCCTTCTTTAAACCAGAATACCAGAATAATAAGTATTTTCCCTAACCCGGTAATTAATAAATTAACCCTCTTCCTGCCAGGGATCGAAGATCAGGTGATAACTTTTGTTACAGATATAACAGGAGCACAGGTAAGTACCCAAAAACAACAAATAGTAAAAAATCATCAATTAGAATTGGATGTTCAAAGTTTGAAGGCAGGCGTGTATGTACTGCACGTGCAGACAAATCAGGAGGTACAATCTCTCCGGTTTATTAAAAAATAA